In the genome of Polaribacter sp. MED152, one region contains:
- a CDS encoding lipopolysaccharide assembly protein LapB, which translates to MKKFIYLLPLAILFASCTSQKNSEEFINKTSGRYLFNANEVLEIYFEDDVMHAKWRGNDDIKLLKVNDSAFYMQELNEKMLFVAKPEMHIELAEKVEHDGVKYYFQKMEEGAKTANEYFKAEEYQKAKEAYLKIQQKDSLNFLIEEYKINRLGYQFIRKDENDKALELFKINAALYPKSSNVYNSLGEAYFLKKDTVNAIANFKKSLEINSENKNSKKFLERLTQK; encoded by the coding sequence ATGAAAAAATTTATCTATCTATTGCCCTTAGCAATTTTATTTGCAAGTTGTACATCACAAAAAAATTCAGAAGAATTTATCAATAAAACTTCAGGAAGGTATTTGTTTAATGCCAATGAAGTATTAGAAATTTATTTTGAAGATGATGTTATGCATGCAAAATGGAGAGGAAATGATGATATTAAATTGTTAAAAGTAAATGATAGCGCTTTTTACATGCAAGAATTGAATGAAAAAATGCTTTTTGTAGCTAAACCAGAAATGCATATTGAACTTGCTGAAAAGGTGGAGCATGATGGAGTTAAATACTATTTTCAAAAGATGGAAGAAGGAGCAAAAACGGCTAACGAATATTTTAAAGCAGAAGAATATCAAAAGGCAAAGGAGGCTTACTTGAAAATTCAGCAAAAGGATTCTTTAAATTTCCTTATTGAAGAATACAAAATTAATAGATTAGGTTATCAATTTATAAGAAAAGATGAAAATGATAAAGCCCTAGAACTATTTAAAATTAATGCAGCTCTATATCCTAAAAGTTCTAATGTGTACAATAGTTTAGGAGAAGCTTATTTTTTAAAAAAGGATACTGTAAATGCGATTGCAAACTTTAAAAAATCTTTAGAGATTAATTCAGAAAACAAAAACTCTAAAAAGTTTTTAGAGAGATTAACACAAAAATAA
- a CDS encoding M14 family zinc carboxypeptidase, with product MKKLFVFFLLFTIYSSAQQVDLSYYLPSENYDSSIPIPKDIIGHDVGEWHITHDKLVEYMKALAASSDRISIENRGKTYEGRPLLLLTITSAENHKNLEQIRKQHIDATNDASLSIDNPIVVYQGFSIHGNEPSGSNAALAVAYYLAASKTAETQDLLKNTVILFDPSFNPDGLQRFAYWANTNRSKNINPDPNDREYSEIWPRGRTNHYQFDMNRDWLPVQLPESKARIATFHKWLPNILTDHHEMGSNSSFFFQPGIPSRTNPLTPQMNQDLTKEIATYHAKALDKIGSMYYSEESFDDFYYGKGSTFPDINGSIGILFEQASSRGHAQETTNGILTFPFTIRNQATAAFSTLEAANKMRLKILKYQQDFYKESRNTGSKNAIVFGDEKDAAKTFHLAEVLKRHQVKIHEIKSDFTQNGKNFKKGYSYVVPMNQKNHRLVKAMFDVRTTFKDSLFYDVSAWTFNHAFDVDYAENISLSKAGNEITNLELKPGSVSFKSEYGYLMPWNEFYAPKALHAILQKGLKAKVSMKNFKNGGVSYEYGTIFIPVQNQKLDALEMFTFLVEVAKESHINIYAVKTGLNDGIDLGSNNFRAITKPKVAMIVGDGVAGNDSGEIWHLFDQRFDMPITRLDTRNFNRVDIAKYTHIVIPSSGLEKSAITKLQTWVRNGGVLVGYKNSARWLASNKMININFKRAKRDSIKDVSFENRSLKSGAQVIGGAIFEAKLDRSHPINFGYKDDKLALFRNSTMFMEADKDSYNNPIQYTSEPLLSGYISKENAKVIPNTVPFKVSRLGRGRVIVFTDNTNFRAFWFGTNKLLMNTIFFGDKM from the coding sequence ATGAAAAAACTTTTTGTTTTCTTTCTTTTATTTACAATATACAGCTCTGCACAACAGGTAGATTTATCTTATTATTTGCCTTCAGAGAATTATGATTCTAGTATTCCTATACCTAAAGATATTATAGGTCATGATGTAGGTGAGTGGCATATTACACATGATAAACTTGTGGAATATATGAAAGCCTTGGCAGCGTCTTCAGACCGAATTTCTATTGAAAATAGAGGTAAAACTTATGAAGGTAGACCTTTGTTATTGTTGACGATTACGTCTGCTGAGAATCATAAAAATTTAGAACAAATTAGAAAGCAACATATAGATGCTACAAATGATGCTTCATTAAGTATAGATAACCCAATAGTTGTGTACCAAGGATTTTCAATACATGGTAATGAGCCAAGTGGATCGAATGCTGCATTAGCAGTTGCTTATTATCTGGCAGCTTCTAAAACTGCAGAAACTCAAGATTTGTTAAAAAATACGGTAATTTTATTCGACCCTTCATTTAATCCTGATGGTTTGCAACGTTTTGCTTATTGGGCAAATACCAATAGAAGTAAAAACATTAATCCAGATCCTAATGATAGAGAATATTCTGAGATTTGGCCAAGAGGTAGAACTAATCACTACCAATTTGATATGAATAGAGATTGGTTGCCAGTTCAATTGCCAGAAAGTAAGGCAAGAATTGCCACTTTTCATAAATGGTTACCAAACATCTTAACAGATCATCATGAAATGGGTAGCAATTCTAGTTTCTTTTTTCAACCAGGAATTCCTAGTAGAACAAACCCATTAACACCACAAATGAATCAAGATTTAACTAAAGAAATTGCTACATATCATGCAAAGGCATTAGATAAAATTGGCTCTATGTATTATTCAGAAGAGAGTTTTGATGACTTTTATTATGGTAAAGGTTCAACTTTTCCAGACATTAATGGTAGTATAGGTATTCTTTTTGAGCAAGCAAGTTCTAGAGGTCATGCTCAAGAAACTACAAACGGAATTTTAACTTTCCCATTTACAATTAGAAATCAAGCTACAGCTGCTTTTTCTACATTAGAAGCAGCAAATAAAATGCGTTTAAAGATTTTAAAATATCAGCAAGATTTTTATAAAGAAAGTAGAAATACAGGGTCTAAAAATGCTATTGTTTTTGGTGATGAAAAAGATGCAGCCAAAACGTTTCATTTGGCAGAAGTTTTAAAAAGACATCAAGTTAAAATTCATGAAATAAAAAGTGACTTCACTCAAAATGGAAAGAATTTTAAGAAAGGATACAGTTATGTAGTACCTATGAATCAAAAAAATCACAGATTAGTGAAAGCGATGTTTGATGTTAGAACTACTTTTAAAGACAGCCTATTTTATGATGTTTCTGCTTGGACTTTTAACCATGCTTTTGACGTTGATTATGCAGAAAATATTTCATTATCAAAAGCAGGTAATGAAATTACCAATCTTGAACTAAAACCAGGTTCAGTTTCGTTTAAAAGTGAGTATGGTTACTTAATGCCTTGGAACGAGTTTTACGCTCCTAAAGCTTTACATGCTATTTTACAAAAAGGTTTAAAAGCAAAAGTTTCAATGAAAAACTTTAAAAATGGAGGTGTTTCTTACGAATATGGAACCATCTTTATACCTGTTCAAAATCAAAAATTAGATGCCTTAGAAATGTTTACGTTTTTGGTTGAAGTTGCTAAAGAAAGTCATATTAATATTTATGCAGTGAAGACTGGTTTAAATGATGGTATAGACTTAGGAAGCAATAATTTTAGAGCTATTACAAAACCAAAAGTAGCTATGATAGTTGGTGATGGAGTTGCTGGTAACGATTCTGGAGAAATTTGGCATTTATTCGACCAACGTTTTGATATGCCAATTACACGTTTAGATACTAGAAATTTTAATAGAGTTGATATTGCAAAATATACCCACATTGTTATTCCAAGTAGTGGATTAGAGAAATCTGCAATAACTAAATTACAAACTTGGGTTCGAAATGGTGGAGTATTAGTTGGGTATAAAAACTCTGCAAGATGGTTGGCTAGTAATAAAATGATCAACATTAACTTTAAGAGGGCTAAAAGAGATTCTATAAAAGATGTATCTTTCGAAAACAGATCATTAAAATCTGGAGCACAAGTAATTGGAGGTGCTATTTTTGAGGCAAAATTAGATAGATCTCATCCTATTAACTTTGGTTACAAAGATGATAAATTGGCTTTATTTAGAAACTCAACCATGTTTATGGAAGCAGATAAGGATAGTTATAATAATCCTATTCAATATACTTCAGAGCCATTGTTAAGTGGCTATATTTCTAAAGAAAATGCAAAAGTAATTCCTAATACAGTTCCTTTTAAAGTAAGTAGATTAGGTAGAGGTAGAGTTATTGTTTTTACAGACAATACCAATTTTAGAGCATTTTGGTTTGGTACTAACAAACTATTAATGAACACTATTTTCTTTGGTGATAAAATGTAA
- a CDS encoding DUF962 domain-containing protein produces the protein MKSAQAYFDEYAVSHQNETNQTIHYICVPLIFFSVIGLLMSIPTGFLESNLGLYNPLIENWAVVVTVFISIFYLRLGFWYFAEMLFVILLCIIGNFWISNVANLLYVSLTIFVLAWIGQFYGHKIEGAKPSFLKDLEFLLIGPLWVIQKLGKKNK, from the coding sequence ATGAAATCTGCACAAGCCTACTTTGATGAATATGCTGTAAGTCATCAAAATGAAACCAACCAAACCATACATTACATTTGTGTGCCTTTAATATTTTTTAGTGTTATTGGGCTATTAATGAGTATTCCTACAGGTTTTTTAGAAAGTAATTTAGGGCTCTACAATCCATTAATAGAAAACTGGGCAGTTGTTGTTACTGTGTTTATTTCTATCTTTTATTTAAGATTAGGCTTTTGGTATTTTGCAGAAATGCTATTTGTAATTTTGCTATGTATAATTGGTAATTTCTGGATTAGCAATGTTGCAAATCTTCTATATGTATCTCTAACTATTTTTGTTCTTGCTTGGATTGGCCAATTTTACGGTCATAAAATAGAAGGTGCAAAACCATCTTTCTTAAAAGATTTAGAATTCTTGCTAATTGGCCCACTTTGGGTAATTCAAAAACTTGGCAAAAAGAATAAATAA
- the leuC gene encoding 3-isopropylmalate dehydratase large subunit, producing MANTLFDKVWDAHVVRKVKDGPDVLFIDRHFIHEVTSPVAFLGLESRGNSVVYPEKTFATADHNTPTINQHLPVEDPLSANQLNALEENAKKYGISHWGLGDKNNGIVHVVGPENGITLPGATIVCGDSHTSTHGAFGAIAFGIGTSEVEMVLSTQCIMQPKPKSLRINVNGKLGVGVTPKDVALYIISKLSTSGATGYFVEYAGDVFKEMSMEGRMTVCNLSIEMGARGGMIAPDEKTFHYIKGRALAPKGEAWDKAMNYWQTLYTEDNAEFDAEVTFDASDIEPMITYGTNPGMGIGVTKSIPNSDDADSGAKSYKKSLAYMNFDEGDAMLGKEIDFVFLGSCTNGRIEDFRAFCSIVEGRKKANNVTAWLVPGSHKVVDQIKEEGLDKIIENAGFVLREPGCSACLAMNDDKIPSGKLSVSTSNRNFEGRQGPGSRTLLASPLVAAASAVQGKVTDPRTLLTA from the coding sequence ATGGCAAATACATTATTCGATAAAGTTTGGGACGCTCATGTTGTTCGTAAAGTAAAAGATGGTCCAGATGTCTTATTCATAGATCGTCATTTTATTCACGAAGTAACGAGCCCTGTTGCTTTTTTAGGATTAGAAAGTAGAGGAAACAGTGTTGTATATCCAGAAAAAACATTTGCAACAGCAGATCACAATACACCAACTATAAATCAACATTTACCAGTTGAAGATCCTTTATCTGCAAATCAATTAAATGCTTTAGAAGAGAATGCAAAAAAATACGGTATTTCTCACTGGGGTTTAGGAGATAAAAACAACGGAATTGTGCATGTTGTAGGTCCAGAAAACGGAATTACATTACCAGGTGCAACTATTGTTTGTGGAGATTCTCATACATCTACTCATGGTGCTTTTGGGGCTATTGCTTTTGGTATTGGTACAAGTGAAGTAGAAATGGTATTGTCTACTCAATGTATTATGCAACCTAAACCAAAAAGTTTACGAATAAATGTAAATGGTAAATTAGGTGTTGGAGTAACTCCAAAAGACGTTGCATTATATATCATTTCAAAATTATCTACTTCAGGTGCTACAGGTTATTTTGTAGAATATGCAGGAGATGTATTTAAAGAAATGTCTATGGAAGGTAGAATGACAGTTTGTAACCTATCTATAGAAATGGGTGCAAGAGGTGGTATGATTGCTCCAGATGAAAAGACATTTCATTACATAAAAGGTAGAGCATTAGCGCCTAAAGGTGAGGCTTGGGATAAAGCCATGAATTATTGGCAAACCTTATATACAGAAGATAATGCAGAATTTGATGCAGAAGTAACTTTTGATGCTTCAGACATTGAACCTATGATTACATATGGTACAAATCCAGGAATGGGTATAGGTGTTACAAAGTCGATTCCTAATTCAGATGATGCAGATAGTGGAGCAAAATCGTATAAAAAATCTTTAGCCTATATGAACTTCGATGAAGGAGATGCAATGTTAGGTAAAGAAATAGATTTTGTATTCTTAGGCTCTTGTACAAATGGTAGAATAGAAGATTTTAGAGCTTTTTGTTCTATTGTTGAAGGTAGAAAAAAAGCAAATAATGTTACTGCTTGGTTAGTTCCAGGTTCACATAAAGTTGTAGATCAAATTAAAGAAGAAGGCTTAGATAAAATTATAGAAAACGCTGGTTTTGTATTAAGAGAACCAGGTTGTTCTGCTTGTTTGGCTATGAATGATGATAAAATACCTTCAGGAAAATTATCAGTATCAACTTCAAATAGAAACTTTGAAGGTAGACAAGGTCCAGGTTCTAGAACATTATTAGCTTCTCCACTTGTAGCAGCAGCTTCTGCAGTGCAAGGAAAAGTAACAGACCCAAGAACATTATTAACAGCATAA
- a CDS encoding tRNA-binding protein: protein MKDEISFEDFLKTDIRVGTIIEVNDFPKARKPAYQLKIDFGSLGIKKSSAQITDLYTKEELLHKQVSAIINFKPRQIANFKSEVLVLGVYNTDDKVVLLQPSKTIKNGEQVS from the coding sequence ATGAAAGATGAAATTTCCTTTGAAGATTTTTTAAAGACTGATATTAGAGTTGGAACCATTATAGAGGTTAACGATTTTCCTAAAGCTAGAAAACCAGCTTATCAATTAAAAATTGATTTTGGTTCTTTAGGAATTAAAAAATCTAGTGCCCAAATCACAGATTTATATACCAAAGAAGAGCTGCTTCACAAACAAGTTTCAGCTATAATCAATTTTAAACCCAGACAAATAGCCAATTTTAAAAGTGAAGTTTTGGTTTTGGGTGTTTATAATACTGATGATAAAGTTGTGTTACTACAACCTAGCAAAACCATTAAAAATGGAGAACAAGTTTCTTAA
- a CDS encoding family 16 glycosylhydrolase, with amino-acid sequence MKRLLLLTICCYLHFIGLAQINYVENFNERGLPTNIPADSYWKFYNDINPSQTEWSKFIPGDGKAYITVDADVSNDTDATYPYQTLVFGGVAENHKLEVRMKGAPVDGGLVAFIFTYHQVGSTFNEVDIELVANDKNSTPHETLPPNGWTDARFNTWRDADENTALPHTGSAKAIIDANGDNISLVDDKFHTYTIDWRADEVDFFIDDVLQESFNTNIAKGWAEIIIGYRHLPWAGDFNWSGSHTMVIDYFKIEPLGAKSILNSNNFEMDTNEIQIFPNPANDILNLKYSHNLEILKMEIINPISSKVTTIKSLQNQIDISTLAKGVYFLKTTLKNNKHLIHKVLKL; translated from the coding sequence ATGAAAAGGTTATTACTTTTAACCATCTGTTGCTATTTGCATTTTATAGGCTTAGCACAGATAAATTATGTGGAAAATTTTAATGAAAGAGGGTTACCCACTAATATTCCTGCAGATTCATATTGGAAATTTTATAATGATATAAATCCAAGTCAGACTGAATGGAGTAAATTTATTCCTGGTGATGGTAAAGCCTATATTACTGTTGATGCAGATGTTTCTAATGACACAGATGCCACTTACCCTTATCAAACTTTAGTGTTTGGAGGAGTTGCTGAAAATCACAAATTAGAAGTTAGAATGAAAGGAGCACCTGTAGATGGTGGTTTGGTCGCATTTATTTTTACCTACCATCAAGTGGGTTCTACCTTTAATGAGGTAGATATTGAATTAGTGGCAAATGATAAAAATAGTACACCACACGAAACCTTGCCACCAAATGGATGGACAGATGCCAGATTTAATACTTGGAGAGACGCAGATGAAAACACAGCATTACCTCATACAGGTTCAGCGAAAGCGATAATTGATGCAAATGGCGATAATATTTCTTTGGTGGATGATAAATTTCATACCTACACCATAGATTGGAGAGCAGATGAAGTAGATTTCTTTATAGATGACGTTTTACAAGAATCTTTTAACACAAATATTGCAAAAGGTTGGGCAGAAATAATTATTGGTTACAGACATTTACCTTGGGCAGGTGATTTCAATTGGTCTGGAAGTCATACCATGGTTATAGATTATTTTAAGATTGAACCATTAGGTGCTAAATCTATATTAAACTCAAACAATTTTGAAATGGATACTAACGAAATTCAAATATTTCCAAATCCTGCAAATGATATTTTAAACTTAAAATATTCACATAACTTAGAAATTTTGAAGATGGAAATAATTAATCCTATTTCATCTAAGGTTACTACAATTAAAAGCCTACAAAACCAGATTGACATAAGTACACTTGCAAAGGGAGTTTACTTTTTAAAAACCACTTTAAAAAACAACAAACATCTCATTCATAAAGTTTTAAAACTTTAA
- a CDS encoding YqaE/Pmp3 family membrane protein: MSFFRVLFAIIFPPLSVIDKGCGSFFIIFLLTLCGWIPGIIGALVILNNPKN, translated from the coding sequence ATGAGTTTTTTTAGAGTTTTATTTGCTATTATTTTTCCTCCATTATCAGTGATTGATAAAGGTTGTGGATCTTTCTTTATCATATTTTTACTAACACTTTGTGGATGGATTCCAGGAATAATAGGTGCTTTGGTAATTTTAAACAATCCTAAGAATTAA
- a CDS encoding chondroitinase-B domain-containing protein, with product MTSPIQNSRSFPFISKHYLSVIIVLISLQNFAQTTYNIDDPEKLRDVIYEPGDVIILKNGTYTTDEKIQFLGSGTAENPVTFRAETPGGVVFTGGPRLTIGGESENGAKIATGEYLVVDGFHWKGGYGASNFIEFRNGQDFAHHSTIQNCVIDGLGIEPTELAEDLANEQITKHRWIVLYGTYNTVINCSFMNKVSSGAIILGEYSYNAFPEVADGEPEVNNSCEEVGHTITKNYFYNFQKMEDLYGRKANGDQLSNAGDSETIRIGTSSYQMVNSNVTISNNYFVQSDGENEIITNKSKGNIITNNTFRRCRGSLVLRHGSYATVDGNIFLGENVDGTGGIRITDSHHTITNNYIQDCITVQDQAKWNNGITFIGGSANADVSCTSDNVSNGYQKSENINVSNNTFVNTNAPLFYNTDKGSTDPTGTVNNNLIYFDAGNTNLSDIISGDTNTSYTDLGTTLSYSGNVFTGTNLGVINNGFSEENGIIATENGEMFTFSGSSSTNKGANLGTYIATTDAMVGYGIGACFTNNLGESITDGDCTIEISENLTISSLETFAASASSKDVNVTANVSWTAVSNNDWITISTTSGTGNATVTVNITENSETTSRSGSVTFSQVAGGDDIVRTLNVNQEGANLTDLYTLINAGTNGAPVTIHSYSKQQDTGGKTNFATNALDKNFSTQWTADDGDILSGDYKGDGEFVIFDLSDEYQLDLIQIATDDKSDPYGLQIWVSTSGIDASDFTKLLPTSNDLLITTTTGTRTDFDTYQVSENARYVKLIGFGRYNTDGNSRKSVWTNITEVEFYGESTSLSADSFQENSISMYPNPAKTLVTIKAKVDIKTIQVFSLDGKEILSKNVNDSKNEIILNTSKISNGIYLVRFTNESGLNEPRLINIAH from the coding sequence ATGACATCCCCAATTCAAAATTCTAGAAGTTTTCCTTTTATTTCGAAACATTATTTAAGTGTAATTATCGTTTTAATATCACTTCAAAATTTTGCGCAAACCACTTATAATATTGATGATCCAGAAAAATTAAGAGATGTTATTTATGAACCTGGAGATGTAATCATATTAAAAAACGGAACCTATACCACAGATGAAAAAATTCAGTTTTTAGGTTCTGGGACAGCAGAAAACCCTGTTACGTTTAGAGCAGAAACTCCTGGTGGTGTAGTTTTTACTGGAGGCCCAAGATTAACTATTGGTGGTGAATCTGAAAATGGAGCTAAAATTGCTACTGGTGAATATTTGGTAGTAGATGGTTTTCACTGGAAAGGTGGTTATGGAGCTAGTAATTTTATAGAATTTAGAAATGGTCAAGATTTTGCACATCATAGTACTATTCAAAACTGTGTAATTGATGGTTTAGGCATAGAACCTACTGAACTAGCAGAAGATTTAGCCAATGAACAAATTACCAAACATAGATGGATTGTTTTATATGGAACATACAACACAGTTATTAATTGTTCATTTATGAATAAAGTTAGTTCTGGTGCAATTATTCTAGGAGAATATTCATATAATGCTTTTCCTGAAGTTGCAGATGGAGAACCTGAGGTAAATAATAGCTGTGAGGAAGTTGGTCATACAATTACTAAAAACTACTTCTATAATTTTCAAAAAATGGAAGATTTATATGGTAGAAAAGCAAATGGAGATCAACTTTCCAATGCTGGTGATAGTGAAACCATTCGAATTGGAACTAGCTCTTATCAAATGGTAAATAGTAATGTAACCATTAGCAACAATTATTTTGTACAATCTGATGGAGAAAATGAAATCATTACCAATAAAAGCAAAGGAAATATAATTACCAACAACACCTTTAGGAGATGCAGAGGCTCTTTGGTTTTAAGACATGGTTCTTATGCCACTGTAGATGGTAATATTTTTTTAGGAGAAAATGTAGATGGAACTGGAGGTATACGAATTACAGATAGCCATCATACAATTACTAACAATTATATTCAAGATTGTATTACAGTGCAAGATCAGGCAAAATGGAATAATGGAATTACCTTTATTGGTGGTAGTGCAAATGCAGACGTTTCCTGTACTTCAGATAATGTTTCTAACGGATATCAGAAATCAGAAAATATAAATGTTTCTAATAATACTTTCGTAAATACAAATGCTCCGCTTTTTTATAATACTGATAAAGGAAGCACAGATCCTACAGGAACAGTAAACAACAATCTTATCTATTTTGATGCAGGTAATACAAACTTATCAGATATAATTTCTGGAGATACAAACACTTCATATACAGATTTAGGGACTACTTTATCTTATTCTGGTAATGTTTTTACAGGCACAAATTTAGGAGTTATAAATAATGGATTTTCTGAAGAAAATGGAATAATTGCAACCGAAAATGGCGAAATGTTTACTTTTTCAGGATCATCTTCAACAAATAAAGGTGCAAATTTAGGCACATACATAGCTACTACAGATGCTATGGTTGGCTATGGAATTGGAGCATGTTTCACCAACAATTTAGGTGAAAGTATTACTGATGGAGATTGCACCATAGAAATATCCGAAAACTTAACTATTAGTAGTTTAGAAACGTTTGCTGCTTCTGCTTCTAGCAAAGATGTAAACGTAACTGCAAATGTAAGTTGGACAGCAGTATCAAATAACGATTGGATTACAATATCTACCACCTCTGGTACAGGAAATGCAACAGTAACAGTTAATATAACTGAAAACTCAGAAACAACCTCTAGAAGTGGCTCTGTAACATTTTCTCAAGTTGCTGGTGGAGATGATATTGTAAGAACTTTAAACGTAAATCAAGAAGGTGCAAATTTAACAGATTTGTACACCTTAATTAATGCAGGCACAAATGGAGCTCCTGTAACCATACATTCGTATTCGAAACAGCAAGACACAGGTGGTAAAACCAATTTTGCCACAAATGCCTTAGACAAAAATTTCTCTACACAATGGACAGCAGATGATGGAGATATTCTTTCTGGAGACTATAAAGGAGATGGAGAGTTTGTAATTTTTGATTTAAGTGATGAATATCAATTAGATTTAATTCAAATCGCAACAGATGATAAATCAGACCCTTATGGTTTGCAAATTTGGGTATCTACTTCAGGTATAGATGCAAGTGATTTTACAAAATTGCTACCAACATCAAATGATTTATTAATCACAACTACAACTGGCACAAGAACAGATTTTGATACTTATCAAGTTTCAGAGAATGCACGTTATGTAAAATTAATTGGTTTTGGAAGATATAATACAGACGGAAATTCACGCAAAAGCGTTTGGACAAACATTACAGAAGTTGAGTTTTATGGAGAATCTACGAGTTTATCTGCAGATTCTTTTCAGGAAAATTCAATTTCAATGTATCCAAATCCTGCTAAAACATTGGTAACTATTAAAGCTAAAGTAGACATTAAAACTATTCAAGTTTTTAGTTTAGATGGAAAAGAAATTTTAAGTAAAAATGTAAATGATTCTAAAAATGAAATTATACTGAATACCAGTAAAATTTCAAATGGAATTTATCTTGTTCGTTTCACAAACGAGAGTGGTTTAAATGAACCTAGATTGATAAACATTGCTCATTAA
- the leuD gene encoding 3-isopropylmalate dehydratase small subunit, with protein MAYDKFNVLTSTAYPLPIENVDTDQIIPARFLKATERVGFGDNFFRDWRYNQDGSPKADFPLNKEIYAGSKILVGGKNFGSGSSREHAAWSVYDFGLRCVISSFFADIFRNNCLNVGVLPVQVTGVFADKLFDAIMADPKTEIKVDLPNQTVTLVATGESEPFEINTYKKDNMLNGFDDIDYLKNIEDEIAAFAATRPF; from the coding sequence ATGGCTTACGATAAATTTAACGTTTTAACAAGCACAGCATACCCTTTACCAATTGAGAATGTAGATACAGATCAAATTATTCCTGCTCGTTTTTTAAAAGCGACAGAGAGAGTTGGATTTGGAGATAATTTCTTTAGAGATTGGAGATACAATCAAGATGGATCACCAAAAGCAGATTTTCCTTTAAACAAAGAAATTTATGCAGGATCTAAGATTTTAGTTGGAGGAAAAAACTTTGGTTCAGGATCTTCAAGAGAACACGCAGCTTGGTCTGTTTACGATTTTGGTTTACGATGTGTAATATCATCATTCTTTGCAGATATATTTAGAAACAACTGTTTAAATGTTGGTGTTTTACCAGTACAGGTTACAGGTGTTTTTGCTGATAAGTTGTTTGATGCTATAATGGCTGACCCAAAAACAGAAATTAAAGTTGACTTGCCAAATCAAACAGTAACGTTAGTTGCAACAGGCGAATCTGAGCCTTTTGAGATTAATACATATAAGAAAGATAATATGTTAAATGGATTTGATGATATCGATTATTTAAAAAATATCGAAGATGAAATCGCTGCTTTTGCAGCAACAAGACCATTTTAA
- a CDS encoding YfiT family bacillithiol transferase: protein MEIDSLKYPIGLVQIPENITSKNIEIWISDIERFPQELEFLVKDLSDNQLDTVYREKGWTVRQVIHHCYDSHHNSYTRFKWALTEDNPTIKAYFEERWAELEDSKSAPISLSIDALKSLHSKWVYFLRGLTEKDLLKTFVHPSGNSVKTLKENIGIYAWHCQHHYAHIEQLIKRKGWQ from the coding sequence ATGGAAATAGATTCTTTAAAATACCCAATAGGTTTAGTTCAAATTCCTGAAAATATTACTTCTAAAAATATTGAAATTTGGATTTCTGACATTGAACGTTTTCCTCAAGAATTAGAATTTTTGGTAAAAGATTTATCAGATAACCAATTAGATACTGTTTATAGAGAAAAAGGCTGGACAGTAAGACAGGTAATTCATCATTGTTATGACAGCCACCATAATTCTTACACCCGTTTTAAATGGGCTTTAACTGAAGACAATCCAACTATAAAAGCGTATTTTGAAGAAAGATGGGCAGAGTTGGAAGATTCGAAATCTGCGCCAATATCACTTTCTATAGATGCATTAAAATCACTTCACTCTAAATGGGTTTATTTTTTAAGAGGTTTAACCGAAAAAGATTTATTAAAAACGTTTGTGCATCCTTCAGGAAATAGTGTAAAAACTTTAAAAGAAAATATAGGTATTTACGCTTGGCACTGTCAACATCATTATGCACATATAGAGCAATTAATAAAAAGAAAAGGCTGGCAATAA